Proteins found in one Nitrospirota bacterium genomic segment:
- a CDS encoding CBS domain-containing protein, whose protein sequence is MISVKRVMARNIVTVDKTSTVMEVAGLMTSKNVGSILVIDKEKNEYIGIITERDVVRKVVAKGVDANSYMVKGVMSSPLVTIESSKTIFEAGDLMDQKKVRHLAVTEGGDLVGVVSIRDLINPTQYDDESW, encoded by the coding sequence ATCCGTAAAAAGGGTGATGGCACGGAACATTGTTACTGTAGACAAAACATCTACTGTGATGGAGGTTGCCGGCCTGATGACATCCAAAAACGTAGGGAGTATTCTTGTTATTGACAAGGAGAAGAATGAATATATCGGGATAATTACTGAGCGGGATGTCGTCAGAAAGGTTGTAGCAAAGGGCGTGGATGCGAACAGCTATATGGTTAAAGGGGTGATGAGTTCTCCTCTTGTGACAATAGAAAGCAGCAAAACAATTTTTGAGGCAGGAGATTTAATGGATCAGAAGAAGGTAAGGCACCTTGCAGTTACTGAAGGGGGCGACCTTGTAGGTGTTGTTTCTATTCGTGATCTGATAAATCCAACTCAATATGA